The proteins below come from a single Bombus fervidus isolate BK054 chromosome 15, iyBomFerv1, whole genome shotgun sequence genomic window:
- the LOC139994936 gene encoding uncharacterized protein — MDWRLGLLLLTCLLVDGTVALRMLELVVPQHVVRGQNIKLECNFNLDGETLYSVKWYKDGNEFYRYVPQNMPPVLVFQLPGVTANIHNSTERSVVLYSVNLMSTGRYRCEVSAEAPSFQTVSDHSDMLVVALPEDGPIITGRPGRHRYQVGDVVRFNCTSAKSKPAAMLSWFINGDPVDTQYLRGPHITEVDREGLETAVLGLEFRLRTKHFKRGDLKIKCLATIATVYWKSNEHSIEGEKPLKMPVMESRETRAQGHTHAEHILGGSGSSMLAPCIFLLMTSILILR, encoded by the exons GCACGGTAGCGTTGAGGATGCTGGAGCTGGTGGTCCCCCAGCATGTGGTCCGTGGCCAGAACATCAAGTTGGAGTGCAACTTTAACCTGGACGGTGAGACGTTATACTCGGTAAAATGGTACAAAGACGGGAACGAGTTCTACCGATACGTGCCGCAGAACATGCCGCCTGTGCTCGTCTTTCAGCTGCCAGGTGTCACGGCGAAC ATTCACAATTCGACCGAGAGATCGGTCGTTCTCTATTCCGTGAACCTAATGAGCACCGGAAGATACAGATGCGAGGTGTCAGCCGAGGCGCCATCCTTCCAAACGGTCTCCGATCACTCGGACATGCTGGTAGTGG CCCTACCGGAAGACGGGCCCATTATCACCGGAAGGCCAGGAAGGCATCGTTATCAAGTCGGTGACGTGGTACGGTTCAATTGCACTTCGGCGAAGTCTAAACCAGCTGCCATGCTCAGCTGGTTCATCAACGGGGACCCT GTCGACACGCAATACTTGAGAGGGCCCCACATCACTGAGGTGGATCGCGAGGGTCTGGAAACCGCCGTGCTAGGTCTGGAGTTCCGTCTGCGTACGAAGCACTTCAAGAGGGGGGACCTGAAGATCAAATGCCTGGCAACGATAGCGACCGTATATTGGAAATCGAACGAGCACAGCATAGAGGGTGAAAAGCCCCTTAAGATGCCGGTCATGGAGAGCAGGGAGACAAGGGCGCAAGGCCATACGCACGCGGAACATATCTTAGGAG GAAGCGGAAGCAGCATGTTAGCGCCGTGTATCTTCCTGCTGATGACGAGTATATTGATTCTACGATAA
- the LOC139994934 gene encoding ribonuclease H2 subunit A isoform X1 has protein sequence MENEKKMIDEVEETKLEENCVNSEKDSKITCKESLTPYFKAWDHSINRVHLSDVPQMCRDEPCQLGIDEAGRGPVLGPMVYGIAYAPLSEKQLLVDLGCADSKSLTEEQRDAIFDKICKQHKTIGWAVDVISPNIIANNMYRRVKTSLNEVSMNSAIELAKLVIEAGANITEIYVDTVGVPQKYQARLEQIFPDIKITVAKKADSTYPIVSAASICAKVLRDHALKAWQFREELITTEYGSGYPNDPETKKWLSENVDPVFGFPHIVRFSWSTAEKILESKALSVEWEEVEDTGNPGEQKISRFFAKSPVKSCKPQNKRHQFFTERCLSSTSKL, from the exons ATGgagaacgaaaagaaaatgatagatGAAGTTGAAGAAacgaaattagaagaaaattgtgTTAATTCTGAAAAAGATAGTAAGATTACCTGCAAAGAAAGCCTAACCCCGTATTTCAAAGCTTGGGATCATAGTATCAATAGAGTTCACTTGTcagat GTACCGCAAATGTGTCGGGATGAACCATGTCAGCTTGGTATCGATGAGGCTGGACGTGGGCCAGTCTTGGGACCCATGGTTTATGGGATTGCCTATGCACCTTTATCAGAAAAGCAACTTCTTGTGGATTTAGGTTGCGCAGACTCCAAGAGTTTGACGGAAGAACAGAGGGATGCAATTTTCGACAAGATTTGTAAGCAGCACAAAACAATAGGTTGGGCTGTGGATGTCATATCCCCTAACATTATCGCGAATAACATGTACCGTCGTGTCAAGACCTCCCTGAACGAAGTTTCTATGAATTCCGCGATTGAACTAGCCAAATTGGTGATTGAAGCTGGTGCAAACATCACAGAAATCTATGTAGACACTGTAGGCGTACCGCAGAAATACCAGGCCAGGTTGGAACAGATTTTCCCGGATATAAAGATAACTGTCGCAAAGAAGGCTGACTCGACGTATCCTATTGTCAGTGCTGCCAGTATTTGTGCTAAAGTTTTGCGCGATCATGCTTTGAAAGCTTGGCAATTTCGCGAAGAGTTGATAACGACCGAGTATGGAAGCGGATATCCGAATGATCCGGAGACTAAAAAGTGGTTGTCCGAGAATGTAGATCCAGTATTTGGATTTCCGCATATTGTCAGGTTTAGCTGGTCTACTGCTGAAAAGATTCTGGAGTCAAAGGCCCTGTCCGTTGAATGGGAAGAAGTGGAAGACACAGGGAATCCTGGGGAACAAAAGATTTCCAGATTCTTCGCCAAGTCGCCGGTTAAATCTTGCAAGCCACAGAACAAGCGACATCAGTTTTTCACCGAAAGATGCCTTTCTAGTACTTCCAAATTATGA
- the LOC139994934 gene encoding ribonuclease H2 subunit A isoform X2, protein MCRDEPCQLGIDEAGRGPVLGPMVYGIAYAPLSEKQLLVDLGCADSKSLTEEQRDAIFDKICKQHKTIGWAVDVISPNIIANNMYRRVKTSLNEVSMNSAIELAKLVIEAGANITEIYVDTVGVPQKYQARLEQIFPDIKITVAKKADSTYPIVSAASICAKVLRDHALKAWQFREELITTEYGSGYPNDPETKKWLSENVDPVFGFPHIVRFSWSTAEKILESKALSVEWEEVEDTGNPGEQKISRFFAKSPVKSCKPQNKRHQFFTERCLSSTSKL, encoded by the coding sequence ATGTGTCGGGATGAACCATGTCAGCTTGGTATCGATGAGGCTGGACGTGGGCCAGTCTTGGGACCCATGGTTTATGGGATTGCCTATGCACCTTTATCAGAAAAGCAACTTCTTGTGGATTTAGGTTGCGCAGACTCCAAGAGTTTGACGGAAGAACAGAGGGATGCAATTTTCGACAAGATTTGTAAGCAGCACAAAACAATAGGTTGGGCTGTGGATGTCATATCCCCTAACATTATCGCGAATAACATGTACCGTCGTGTCAAGACCTCCCTGAACGAAGTTTCTATGAATTCCGCGATTGAACTAGCCAAATTGGTGATTGAAGCTGGTGCAAACATCACAGAAATCTATGTAGACACTGTAGGCGTACCGCAGAAATACCAGGCCAGGTTGGAACAGATTTTCCCGGATATAAAGATAACTGTCGCAAAGAAGGCTGACTCGACGTATCCTATTGTCAGTGCTGCCAGTATTTGTGCTAAAGTTTTGCGCGATCATGCTTTGAAAGCTTGGCAATTTCGCGAAGAGTTGATAACGACCGAGTATGGAAGCGGATATCCGAATGATCCGGAGACTAAAAAGTGGTTGTCCGAGAATGTAGATCCAGTATTTGGATTTCCGCATATTGTCAGGTTTAGCTGGTCTACTGCTGAAAAGATTCTGGAGTCAAAGGCCCTGTCCGTTGAATGGGAAGAAGTGGAAGACACAGGGAATCCTGGGGAACAAAAGATTTCCAGATTCTTCGCCAAGTCGCCGGTTAAATCTTGCAAGCCACAGAACAAGCGACATCAGTTTTTCACCGAAAGATGCCTTTCTAGTACTTCCAAATTATGA
- the LOC139994940 gene encoding ubiquitin-like protein 4A — MKVIVKKLQGKECVVDITPSDTVLQLKHKVSDLLGIDVPHQRLLLTGKTLADENPLSFYPGIKDGSKLNLLVIKKAEEGSSEGRASHSKSGIYILRDEVSRVLRHYYTESETESITNELIKDLKNKVNNLSYDDLERLATALLQDQENIA; from the exons ATGAAAGTTATCGTGAAGAAGCTTCAAGGGAAAGAATGCGTTGTTGAC atTACACCTTCAGACACAGTTCTTCAGTTAAAACATAAAGTCAGTGACCTCTTGGGCATAGATGTTCCTCATCAGAGACTGTTGCTTACGGGCAAGACATTAGCTG atgAAAACCCATTGAGTTTCTATCCAGGAATCAAGGATGGGAGCAAGTTAAATCTTTTGGTTATTAAAAAGGCGGAGGAAGGGTCTAGCGAGGGAAGAGCTTCACACAGCAAATCTGGCATATATATCTTACGAGATGAAGTTTCTAGAGTTCTGAGGCATTATTACACAGAGTCAGAAACTGAGTCGATAACCAATGAGTTGATAAAAGACCTAAAGAATAAAGTGAATAACCTTAGTTACGATGATCTAGAACGATTAGCAACTGCACTTCTCCAGGACCAAGAGAATATAGcctaa
- the Gem2 gene encoding gemin 2: protein MTDYLRQPAFDVGEIDEDINLSLPPTSGEEYIKRVIIETQKCADIVVADIDRKHFKKPTIDIEPLSGCMEAPPWLGPTLDWQLCQVSDFSNIRLYISQLKDEIQTLKRKWKPPKIDMPSIDDEKGWIKFCSGNDEENIRVSPTLDVIFSLNQPMVEQILEYLVEHMETLKKIEYKLGQWIYALLVVLEMPLTPGTCSCLRSLARTCSVMRAKSKKLEVHEIGALNLFICLVARYFRQLDLADP from the exons atgACAGATTATTTAAGACAACCTGCTTTCGATGTTGGAGAAATTGACGAGGATATTAATTTGTCCTTGCCTCCAACTTCCGgagaagaatatataaaaagagtAAT AATAGAAACACAGAAATGTGCTGATATTGTAGTAGCTGACATTGatagaaaacattttaaaaaaccTACGATTGATATTGAACCT TTATCAGGCTGCATGGAGGCACCACCATGGCTGGGCCCTACGCTTGATTGGCAGTTATGTCAAGTGTCAGACTTTTCCAATATCAGACTATACATAAGTCAATTGAAAGATGAAATTCAGACATTGAAACGTAAATGGAAACCTCCAAAGATCGATATG CCAAGTATTGATGATGAGAAAGGTTGGATCAAATTCTGTTCAGGTAATGATGAAGAAAATATACGGGTTTCTCCAACATTGGatgttattttttctttaaaccaACCAATGGTAGaacaaatattagaatatttagttGAGCACATGGAAACGTTGAAAAAGATTGAGTACAAATTGGGTCAATGGATATATGCATTGCTAGTTGTTCTAGAAATGCCACTAACTCCAGGAACATGTTCTTGTCTGCGTTCTTTGGCTAGAACCTGTTCTGTCATGCGTGCAAAATCG aagAAACTGGAAGTACATGAAATAGGGGCactgaatttatttatatgccTAGTTGCGCGATACTTTCGCCAATTGGACTTGGCCGATCCTTGA
- the LOC139994929 gene encoding ATP-binding cassette sub-family F member 2 isoform X1, which translates to MLYCWVTYVFYHTGYICPSEFKPGRRIMPSDAKKKQQQKKKEAAKARQSGKKPPQNNQNKTVEDGKESSPGAGIIQNGTNGLPVSAEEALCIKLEADARLNAEARSCTGSLASHPRSRDIKISNFSITFHGCELLQDTMLELNCGRRYGLLGLNGSGKSTLLAVLGNREVPIPDQIDIFHLTREMPASDKTALDCVMEVDEERIRLEKLAEELVECEEEDAQEQLMDVYERLEDMSADTAEARAAHILHGLGFTAKMQKTPTKDFSGGWRMRIALARALYVKPHLLLLDEPTNHLDLDACVWLEEELKTYKRILVIISHSQDFLNGICTNIIHVNKKQLKYYGGNYEAFVKTRMELLENQVKQYNWEQDQIAHMKNYIARFGHGSAKLARQAQSKEKTLAKMVAQGLTEKVVNDKVLNFYFPSCGTIPPPVIMVQNVSFRYNEDSPWIYKNLEFGIDLDTRIALVGPNGAGKSTLLKLLYGDLVPTSGMIRKNSHLRIGRYHQHLHELLDLDMSPLDYMMKAFPDVKEREEMRKIIGRYGLTGRQQVCPIRQLSDGQRCRVVFAWLAWQVPHLLLLDEPTNHLDMETIDALADAINDFDGGMVLVSHDFRLINQVAEEIWVCENGTVTKWSGNILDYKEHLKTKVLSDNQKRQKEMHRSK; encoded by the exons atgttGTATTGTTGGGTAACATACGTCTTTTATCATACAGGATATATATGCCCGTCTGAGTTCAAGCCAGGTCG ACGAATCATGCCGTCCGACGCAAAAAAGAAACAGCaacagaaaaagaaggaagcaGCTAAAGCTCGTCAATCAGGCAAGAAGCCACCTCAGAATAACCAGAACAAGACTGTGGAGGATGGTAAGGAGTCCAGTCCTGGAGCGGGAATCATTCAAAATGGAACCAATGGGTTGCCTGTTAGTGCAGAAG AGGCACTGTGTATAAAACTGGAAGCAGATGCAAGATTGAATGCTGAAGCACGTTCGTGTACAGGATCATTGGCTTCACACCCCCGAAGTCGTGATATAAAGAtatctaatttttctattactttCCATGGCTGTGAACTGCTGCAGGATACTATGTTGGAATTAAACTGCGGCAGACGTTATGGCTTGCTTGGACTTAATGGCTCTGGGAAATCTACTTTATTAGCTGTACTTGGAAATCGAGAAGTTCCTATTCCTGATCAGATTGATATTTTTCATCTGACCAGGGAAATGCCTGCTAGCGATAAAACAGCTTTAGATTGTGTGATGGAGGTAGATGAGGAGCGTATACGATTAGAGAAACTGGCAGAAGAGCTAGTAGAATGCGAAGAAGAAGATGCTCAA GAACAACTCATGGATGTCTATGAAAGGTTAGAGGATATGTCCGCTGATACGGCAGAAGCTCGTGCTGCTCATATTTTACATGGTTTGGGTTTCACTGCAAAAATGCAGAAAACACCTACCAAAGATTTCTCTGGAGGTTGGCGAATGCGAATTGCTCTTGCAAG AGCTTTATACGTGAAACctcatttattattactggATGAGCCTACCAATCACTTAGATTTGGATGCTTGTGTATGGTTGGAAGAAGAATTGAAAACatacaaaagaattttggTCATTATTTCTCACTCACAAGATTTCCTCAATGGCATCTGTACAAATATCATCCATGTCAATAAAAAGCAACTAAAATATTATGGTGGTAATTACGAAGCGTTTGTGAAGACAag AATGGAATTACTGGAGAATCAAGTGAAGCAGTATAATTGGGAACAGGATCAAATTGCACACATGAAGAATTATATAGCTCGATTTGGACACGGATCTGCAAAACTAGCAAGGCAAGCACAATCTAAGGAAAAAACACTGGCAAAGATGGTAGCACAAGGTCTCACAGAAAAAGTAGTCAATGACAAAGTACTGAACTTCTACTTTCCCTCTTGCGGAACTATTCCACCCCCTGTTATTATGGTTCAAAACGTTAGTTTTCGTTACAACGAAGATTCACCTtggatttataaaaatctagaATTTGGTATAGATTTAGACACCAGAATTGCATTAGTTGGGCCAAACGGAGCTGGAAAAAGTActcttttaaaattattatatggaGAT tTAGTTCCAACTAGTGGTATGATACGTAAGAACAGTCATCTTCGAATCGGGAGATACCACCAACATTTACATGAATTATTAGATCTAGATATGTCGCCTTTGGATTATATGATGAAAGCCTTCCCTGATGTTAAAGAACGAGAAGAAATGAGGAAAATCATTGGTCGTTACGGATTAACCGGTCGTCAGCag GTATGTCCAATAAGACAATTGTCCGATGGTCAACGTTGTAGAGTGGTCTTTGCATGGTTAGCTTGGCAAGTGCCTCATCTATTACTGCTTGACGAACCGACCAATCATTTAGACATGGAAACAATTGATGCATTAGCTGATGCAATTAATGATTTTGATGGTGGAATGGTGCTTGTGTCTCACGATTTCAGATTAATCAATCAG GTGGCAGAGGAAATTTGGGTCTGTGAAAATGGTACAGTCACGAAATGGAGTGGAAATATATTAGACTACAAAGAGCATCTGAAGACCAAAGTGCTTAGTGACAACCAGAAGAGACAAAAGGAGATGCACAGAAgcaaataa
- the LOC139994929 gene encoding ATP-binding cassette sub-family F member 2 isoform X2 — protein MPSDAKKKQQQKKKEAAKARQSGKKPPQNNQNKTVEDGKESSPGAGIIQNGTNGLPVSAEEALCIKLEADARLNAEARSCTGSLASHPRSRDIKISNFSITFHGCELLQDTMLELNCGRRYGLLGLNGSGKSTLLAVLGNREVPIPDQIDIFHLTREMPASDKTALDCVMEVDEERIRLEKLAEELVECEEEDAQEQLMDVYERLEDMSADTAEARAAHILHGLGFTAKMQKTPTKDFSGGWRMRIALARALYVKPHLLLLDEPTNHLDLDACVWLEEELKTYKRILVIISHSQDFLNGICTNIIHVNKKQLKYYGGNYEAFVKTRMELLENQVKQYNWEQDQIAHMKNYIARFGHGSAKLARQAQSKEKTLAKMVAQGLTEKVVNDKVLNFYFPSCGTIPPPVIMVQNVSFRYNEDSPWIYKNLEFGIDLDTRIALVGPNGAGKSTLLKLLYGDLVPTSGMIRKNSHLRIGRYHQHLHELLDLDMSPLDYMMKAFPDVKEREEMRKIIGRYGLTGRQQVCPIRQLSDGQRCRVVFAWLAWQVPHLLLLDEPTNHLDMETIDALADAINDFDGGMVLVSHDFRLINQVAEEIWVCENGTVTKWSGNILDYKEHLKTKVLSDNQKRQKEMHRSK, from the exons ATGCCGTCCGACGCAAAAAAGAAACAGCaacagaaaaagaaggaagcaGCTAAAGCTCGTCAATCAGGCAAGAAGCCACCTCAGAATAACCAGAACAAGACTGTGGAGGATGGTAAGGAGTCCAGTCCTGGAGCGGGAATCATTCAAAATGGAACCAATGGGTTGCCTGTTAGTGCAGAAG AGGCACTGTGTATAAAACTGGAAGCAGATGCAAGATTGAATGCTGAAGCACGTTCGTGTACAGGATCATTGGCTTCACACCCCCGAAGTCGTGATATAAAGAtatctaatttttctattactttCCATGGCTGTGAACTGCTGCAGGATACTATGTTGGAATTAAACTGCGGCAGACGTTATGGCTTGCTTGGACTTAATGGCTCTGGGAAATCTACTTTATTAGCTGTACTTGGAAATCGAGAAGTTCCTATTCCTGATCAGATTGATATTTTTCATCTGACCAGGGAAATGCCTGCTAGCGATAAAACAGCTTTAGATTGTGTGATGGAGGTAGATGAGGAGCGTATACGATTAGAGAAACTGGCAGAAGAGCTAGTAGAATGCGAAGAAGAAGATGCTCAA GAACAACTCATGGATGTCTATGAAAGGTTAGAGGATATGTCCGCTGATACGGCAGAAGCTCGTGCTGCTCATATTTTACATGGTTTGGGTTTCACTGCAAAAATGCAGAAAACACCTACCAAAGATTTCTCTGGAGGTTGGCGAATGCGAATTGCTCTTGCAAG AGCTTTATACGTGAAACctcatttattattactggATGAGCCTACCAATCACTTAGATTTGGATGCTTGTGTATGGTTGGAAGAAGAATTGAAAACatacaaaagaattttggTCATTATTTCTCACTCACAAGATTTCCTCAATGGCATCTGTACAAATATCATCCATGTCAATAAAAAGCAACTAAAATATTATGGTGGTAATTACGAAGCGTTTGTGAAGACAag AATGGAATTACTGGAGAATCAAGTGAAGCAGTATAATTGGGAACAGGATCAAATTGCACACATGAAGAATTATATAGCTCGATTTGGACACGGATCTGCAAAACTAGCAAGGCAAGCACAATCTAAGGAAAAAACACTGGCAAAGATGGTAGCACAAGGTCTCACAGAAAAAGTAGTCAATGACAAAGTACTGAACTTCTACTTTCCCTCTTGCGGAACTATTCCACCCCCTGTTATTATGGTTCAAAACGTTAGTTTTCGTTACAACGAAGATTCACCTtggatttataaaaatctagaATTTGGTATAGATTTAGACACCAGAATTGCATTAGTTGGGCCAAACGGAGCTGGAAAAAGTActcttttaaaattattatatggaGAT tTAGTTCCAACTAGTGGTATGATACGTAAGAACAGTCATCTTCGAATCGGGAGATACCACCAACATTTACATGAATTATTAGATCTAGATATGTCGCCTTTGGATTATATGATGAAAGCCTTCCCTGATGTTAAAGAACGAGAAGAAATGAGGAAAATCATTGGTCGTTACGGATTAACCGGTCGTCAGCag GTATGTCCAATAAGACAATTGTCCGATGGTCAACGTTGTAGAGTGGTCTTTGCATGGTTAGCTTGGCAAGTGCCTCATCTATTACTGCTTGACGAACCGACCAATCATTTAGACATGGAAACAATTGATGCATTAGCTGATGCAATTAATGATTTTGATGGTGGAATGGTGCTTGTGTCTCACGATTTCAGATTAATCAATCAG GTGGCAGAGGAAATTTGGGTCTGTGAAAATGGTACAGTCACGAAATGGAGTGGAAATATATTAGACTACAAAGAGCATCTGAAGACCAAAGTGCTTAGTGACAACCAGAAGAGACAAAAGGAGATGCACAGAAgcaaataa
- the Tmem98 gene encoding transmembrane protein 98: protein MSSPVSISNTGPTTSATGMETVVAVALGALAAVFLGALLVLLVICKRQRCYYNQKDSPDLSSDLLEGENFSGLGLDVWESEEWLAGAERWVDDATGLAPLCIAVLRSCHALASSLTAIAGTVNSKTVPLEIVDVARRIPPRVDDVVRSLYPPLDARLLEARVAALVLAVTHLALVTKHGVSKSHARKLAFIDQALSDMDSHLSILRNAALAQEVACSVPASTPV, encoded by the exons ATGAGTTCTCCGGTGTCTATAAGTAACACTGGTCCCACAACTAGTGCTACAGGAATGGAAACAGTAGTAGCTGTTGCACTTGGTGCACTTGCTGCTGTTTTCCTTGGTGCACTCTTAGTATTATTAGTTATATGTAAAAGACAAAGATGTTACTAT AATCAGAAAGACTCTCCAGATCTAAGCTCAGACTTGCTAGAGGGAGAAAATTTCTCTGGTTTAGGCTTAGATGTTTGGGAAAGCGAAGAATGGTTAGCGGGTGCAGAGAG ATGGGTTGATGATGCTACTGGTTTAGCCCCACTATGTATTGCTGTATTAAGATCGTGCCATGCTTTGGCTTCCAGTCTTACTGCTATTGCAGGCACAGTAAACAGTAAAACTGTCCCATTGGAGATAGTGGAT GTTGCCAGACGTATTCCACCTCGAGTTGATGATGTGGTTAGAAGCTTGTATCCACCATTAGATGCAAGATTATTGGAAGCCAGAGTAGCAGCATTGGTACTGGCTGTTACACACCTGGCATTGGTGACTAAGCATGGAGTGTCCAAGAGTCATGCTAGAAAATTAGCATTTATTGATCAAGCTTTAAGTGATATGGATTCCCATTTATCAATCTTAAGGAATGCTGCACTGGCACAGGAGGTGGCTTGTTCTGTTCCAGCTTCAACACCAGTTTGA